The nucleotide sequence GGTAAGTGACAAGTATGTCTAGTATGTGAAACCCAAGTTAGAGTCTGCCCAATCTAGCTGCTTTGAGAAAGATGGACATTGAATTGAATAATGCCAGCTCACTGAATGTTCCAAAAACCATTATGAGAACTGCTTTGATGATTTGTAGTTCAGTATTTTTCTGTTGTCTTTCAGGATTTcggttcagattttcaaaattgcctaaaTAAAATTGACAGGAATTGGGCCTCCCAACTCTGTTGGTTGCTTTGAAACCCTCATCTTTCCATTGGGCAGAAATAATCTGTCAATATCATTTCCCAGAGTTTTTATTTCTTATCATGTTCTCAGTATTGCttctcattatttaccactttaaTAAATAACTAAAAGGAAAGGATCTCCTCCTTGGGGCCACATTTATGGTTGTGAGCTATTTTAACAGACAGTGTTATCTAAAAGCTCTGGTCATTCCTCGTACAAGTCTACAGTAGATATCCCGGAACCAATGATGTTGAGAGTTAAAATTAGTTTCACTGCCTTCCTGAACCAACGGTAGGAAAACACATAAATCAAAGGATTGAAGGCTGAATTAAAGTAAGCAAACCAGATTAGGACATCAAAGAGAACTGGTGGGGTAATGAAATTTAGAAGACAGTCTACCATGGTGTCTATAGTaaagggcagccagcacaggAGGTAGATTCCTACAGCTATACCAAGAGTTTTAGCtgcctttctttccctctttgaTGCTCCTAAGTGTAGCCCAAATCCAGCACTCTTGTTCATGCTGCTTATCCGACTAGATTGTCTGTTTGCCACAATAAATATTTTCACATACAAAGTTATCATTATGAGGCAGGGGAAGAAGAACAAAGGGAAGTTCAACCAGCCCCAGAGTTTGTTGAACAGTAGCTGACATCTACCAACACAGGGTATGTCTTGTAAGAAATGGCCCAGCCCTTCCTCAATTGCATTGGTATAGAGCAAGACAAAAGTATAAATCATGGGGATCCCCCACCCAATCGCTATATATATACAAGCCACTCTTACGGTAAACTTAGTGGGGTAGAGCAAAGGATCACAGATAGCATAGTGACGATCAATGGAAATAAAAC is from Dermochelys coriacea isolate rDerCor1 chromosome 3, rDerCor1.pri.v4, whole genome shotgun sequence and encodes:
- the TAAR5 gene encoding trace amine-associated receptor 5 is translated as MNMWFSFPPTLFFIIFHIEDKVSGSPLKAELFTGSVEELEKVWTADKEEMSSVQKPGANEVVSTTLCYEVNGSCSRMLHSFGVQLAIYMACAMGMLLTLLGNLMVMIAVSQFKTLHTPTNFLLLSLALADLLLGLTVLPFSTIRSVESCWYFGDDFCRLHTFLDTVFCLTSIFHLCFISIDRHYAICDPLLYPTKFTVRVACIYIAIGWGIPMIYTFVLLYTNAIEEGLGHFLQDIPCVGRCQLLFNKLWGWLNFPLFFFPCLIMITLYVKIFIVANRQSSRISSMNKSAGFGLHLGASKRERKAAKTLGIAVGIYLLCWLPFTIDTMVDCLLNFITPPVLFDVLIWFAYFNSAFNPLIYVFSYRWFRKAVKLILTLNIIGSGISTVDLYEE